The following are encoded in a window of bacterium SCSIO 12643 genomic DNA:
- the metG gene encoding methionine--tRNA ligase, translated as MTSNPKRHLVTSALPYANGPLHIGHIAGAYLPADIYVKFLRMNEEDVVFVCGSDEHGAAITLRAKKEGITPQEIVDKYHDINKKAFADFGIDFDIYHRTSSELHHETASEFFLKLVENDVFEVEESEQFYDEEFNQFLADRYVTGTCPKCGNENAYGDQCEKCGTALSPTELIDPKSTLSGKTPKMKTTKHWYLPMNRDEEWLKEWIKTGKLDGEEQHVPAEWRNQVLGQCMSWIDGGLGARAMTRDLDWGVPVPLKDADGKVLYVWLDAPIGYISATKQWAKDKNKNWEDYWVKDENTHLTHFIAKDNIVFHAIIFPILLKAHGNLNLPYNVPANEFLNLEGDKISTSREWAVWLHEYISEFEGKEDELRYVLTSIAPENKDSEFTWKDYQARVNNELVAILGNFVNRSLVLTNKYYGGVMPELGELTEVDQQVLNEMAEIPVKIAEKIKAHKYREALSAAMYLARLGNKYLADTEPWKLAKTDPKRVETILHVSNQIVANLAIVLRPFLPHTSDKLNTFLNQENKNWNVAGKSDLLPAGAQFQKPGLLFSKIEDELIEKQVEKLNVRKAEKEKESQKKEVLSQKENISFDDFLKMDVRIGKVLEAEKVKKADKLLKLKVDTGLDIRTIVSGIAQQFSPEEIVNKQVTVLMNLPPRKIRGVVSEGMLLMAENEKGELGLVSGDSYNNPGDLIG; from the coding sequence ATGACTTCAAATCCAAAAAGACATTTAGTTACTTCCGCATTACCTTATGCAAACGGACCATTACATATTGGGCATATTGCCGGGGCTTATTTGCCAGCAGATATCTATGTGAAGTTTTTAAGAATGAATGAGGAGGATGTAGTATTTGTTTGTGGATCGGACGAGCATGGTGCAGCAATTACTTTACGGGCCAAAAAAGAAGGGATTACTCCGCAGGAAATTGTAGATAAATATCATGATATCAATAAAAAAGCATTTGCTGATTTTGGGATTGATTTTGATATATATCACAGAACTTCTTCTGAATTGCATCATGAAACTGCCTCAGAATTCTTTTTGAAATTAGTGGAGAATGATGTTTTTGAAGTTGAAGAGTCGGAACAGTTTTATGATGAGGAATTTAATCAGTTTCTAGCTGATCGTTATGTGACTGGAACATGTCCTAAATGTGGAAATGAAAATGCTTACGGAGATCAATGTGAGAAGTGTGGTACGGCATTAAGTCCAACTGAGTTGATTGATCCAAAATCCACTTTATCCGGGAAGACTCCCAAAATGAAAACGACCAAACATTGGTATTTGCCAATGAATCGTGATGAGGAGTGGTTGAAAGAATGGATTAAAACCGGAAAATTAGACGGGGAAGAACAACATGTTCCAGCCGAATGGAGAAATCAGGTGTTGGGACAGTGCATGAGTTGGATTGATGGAGGTTTGGGAGCCAGAGCAATGACCAGAGATTTAGATTGGGGAGTTCCAGTACCGTTAAAAGATGCGGACGGCAAAGTGTTGTATGTGTGGTTAGATGCACCTATTGGTTATATTTCCGCAACCAAACAGTGGGCGAAAGACAAGAATAAAAATTGGGAAGATTACTGGGTGAAGGATGAAAATACACATCTAACTCACTTTATCGCTAAGGATAATATTGTATTCCATGCAATTATTTTCCCAATTCTACTAAAAGCACATGGTAACTTAAATTTACCGTATAATGTACCTGCCAATGAGTTCTTGAATTTGGAAGGAGATAAAATTTCAACTTCCAGGGAGTGGGCCGTGTGGTTACATGAGTATATTTCTGAATTTGAAGGCAAAGAAGATGAATTGAGGTATGTTTTGACCTCCATTGCACCTGAGAATAAGGATAGTGAATTTACCTGGAAAGACTATCAGGCCAGAGTGAATAATGAGCTGGTTGCCATTTTAGGAAACTTTGTGAATCGTTCATTGGTATTGACGAATAAATACTATGGTGGTGTAATGCCGGAGTTGGGAGAGTTGACCGAAGTTGATCAGCAAGTGCTCAATGAAATGGCTGAAATTCCGGTTAAAATCGCGGAAAAAATCAAAGCGCATAAATATCGTGAAGCATTGAGTGCTGCGATGTATTTGGCAAGATTAGGAAATAAATATTTAGCGGATACTGAGCCATGGAAATTAGCTAAAACGGATCCGAAACGAGTAGAGACCATCTTGCATGTTTCGAATCAAATTGTAGCGAATCTAGCCATTGTTTTAAGACCATTTTTACCACATACCAGTGATAAGCTAAATACGTTCTTGAATCAAGAAAATAAAAACTGGAACGTTGCAGGAAAATCTGATTTGTTACCGGCAGGAGCACAATTTCAAAAGCCTGGATTGTTATTTTCAAAAATCGAGGATGAGTTGATCGAAAAGCAGGTGGAAAAGTTGAATGTGCGAAAAGCTGAAAAGGAAAAAGAGTCACAAAAAAAAGAGGTTTTATCACAAAAAGAAAATATCTCTTTTGATGACTTTTTGAAAATGGATGTGCGAATCGGTAAAGTACTGGAAGCGGAAAAAGTCAAAAAAGCAGATAAGTTGCTGAAGTTAAAAGTTGATACCGGATTAGATATTAGAACCATTGTTTCAGGTATTGCTCAACAATTTAGCCCGGAAGAAATTGTTAATAAACAGGTGACTGTTTTGATGAATTTGCCTCCAAGAAAAATTCGTGGAGTTGTTTCTGAGGGAATGTTATTAATGGCTGAAAACGAAAAAGGTGAGCTAGGTTTAGTGTCTGGAGACTCCTATAATAATCCGGGAGATCTGATTGGATAG
- a CDS encoding fibronectin type III domain-containing protein encodes MKNLFLIFLFCASIFMVNAQITKTITPYQVKTGSHTKNLTTGNYSWLYSTTELKAGFIGNDLNTEYSRKALAYFDLGNLNVGDLTQVKLKFKMNKIQYAPGDQSNANIGIVSFPYICTASNGPDVHNWFNNSPFYLKEVSTNVTSASSPAAFTITIPGTYTSPSGATYTIDLTTLGSANNNQFTIGFTCSQTMACTRVAEFTDVKIEITHCGALGNISGLTSSTGTNSVQLSWNSVNHASSYEIYDCSGNLIGTTTSTSYTHSNLSPGTSYQYKVKPVNGCNPSNLSNCITAVTKLSTPSNLTINTNSNSSVTLNWNSSSGANYYQIYSCSGTQIANNVTGTSKTINNLQSGVSHSFKIRAVKSSTNVYSTYSSCKTVTLAPSTPVNISANPTSHNSVQLSWSPSIGANSYKIYNCNGTLIGTSNTNNYTHNGLTQLTTYTYRIKAFNSGGGSPNSNCVSTLTPIATPTGLTSIDVDEDFVELEWNPVSGASYYEIYNCNGNLIQSNINATSTFVSNLTSGNYYSFKVRAIGSGSTSFLSSCYGVYTLTKSAVVSVTTVSQSELALNWSPINGAILYRIYNCNNNFIASTTSTSYNATNLNSSTQYGYIVKSVNGDNVETSANCVTGITRTATPTGFYVEIVNSSKLKLHWDMHQNAQTIEIFDCNGNFIDYQDGDEDAMNITNLTSGTNYSFKIRAGASSSAGGASAFTSCITKAPVPKTPTNFTITPISSKKLHLQWNPSYGETGIVSYHIYDCNGNLIDYTIDETTYEMNGLKEGKYYEYYVVARVGNGNSAPTNCVGNYTLPDKPKLYVDDISSNSAELSVEANGIYNLIEIYDCNGNFVKTQIYQDEVIQNLNSSQAYHFKARVANGGGWSEFSDCVSFSTTSVAPPKNTNDMPQYKKASDSQNSKVDNNTLQVYPNPINGGAIYFNKVINASIYDSHGKLIKTVTNASFLNIDSLQNGIYIIRSENGEVVKIVKQ; translated from the coding sequence ATGAAAAATTTATTCTTGATCTTCTTGTTTTGTGCTTCTATTTTTATGGTGAATGCACAAATAACTAAAACAATTACTCCTTATCAAGTAAAAACAGGCTCTCATACTAAAAATCTAACCACAGGCAATTATAGCTGGCTGTATTCAACTACCGAATTAAAAGCGGGTTTTATCGGGAACGATCTAAATACCGAATATTCTAGAAAAGCTTTAGCATACTTCGATCTAGGCAATTTAAACGTAGGGGATTTGACCCAGGTGAAACTCAAATTTAAAATGAATAAAATCCAATACGCACCTGGTGATCAATCCAATGCAAATATTGGTATTGTGTCTTTTCCATATATATGTACAGCTTCTAATGGTCCTGACGTTCACAATTGGTTTAACAATTCACCTTTTTATTTAAAGGAAGTTAGCACCAACGTTACTTCAGCCTCCTCACCAGCGGCTTTTACAATCACCATTCCAGGAACTTACACATCTCCATCTGGAGCTACATACACCATAGACCTAACCACTCTGGGATCTGCAAATAACAATCAGTTCACCATTGGTTTCACCTGTTCTCAAACTATGGCTTGCACAAGAGTTGCCGAATTCACTGATGTAAAAATAGAAATCACACATTGTGGTGCACTTGGCAATATATCTGGTTTAACTTCATCAACAGGTACGAATTCTGTACAGCTATCCTGGAATTCTGTTAATCATGCCTCTTCATATGAAATTTATGATTGCTCCGGAAATCTAATAGGAACAACTACATCAACATCATACACACATTCAAACCTTTCTCCAGGAACCAGCTATCAATATAAGGTTAAACCTGTAAATGGATGTAATCCATCAAACCTGTCTAATTGTATTACTGCGGTTACCAAACTATCCACTCCTAGTAATCTGACCATCAACACCAATTCTAATTCAAGTGTAACTCTTAATTGGAATTCATCAAGTGGAGCCAATTACTATCAAATATATAGTTGCTCAGGAACCCAAATTGCAAATAATGTAACGGGTACATCCAAAACAATCAACAATCTTCAATCAGGTGTTAGTCACTCATTTAAAATAAGAGCGGTAAAAAGTTCTACAAATGTATATTCTACGTATTCCTCTTGCAAAACCGTCACACTTGCACCTTCAACTCCTGTAAATATCTCAGCAAATCCAACTTCACATAATTCTGTTCAATTAAGTTGGAGCCCAAGTATCGGAGCAAATTCATATAAGATTTACAATTGTAATGGCACGCTTATAGGTACCTCAAACACCAATAACTACACACATAACGGACTAACTCAATTAACAACATATACCTATAGAATTAAAGCTTTTAATTCTGGAGGAGGGTCTCCTAATTCTAACTGTGTATCTACATTGACTCCGATTGCTACTCCAACAGGGCTCACATCTATTGATGTTGATGAAGACTTTGTAGAACTTGAATGGAACCCTGTATCTGGCGCTTCATATTATGAAATTTATAATTGTAACGGGAATCTAATTCAATCTAACATCAATGCAACTTCAACTTTTGTTTCTAATCTTACTTCTGGAAACTATTATTCCTTCAAAGTAAGAGCTATTGGAAGTGGAAGCACTTCATTCTTATCTTCATGCTATGGCGTATACACCTTAACAAAATCCGCAGTAGTATCTGTAACAACCGTTTCTCAATCTGAGTTAGCGCTAAATTGGAGTCCTATCAATGGAGCAATTCTGTACAGGATCTATAACTGTAATAATAATTTCATTGCCTCTACTACATCAACCAGCTACAACGCTACTAATCTTAATTCTTCAACTCAATATGGCTACATAGTCAAATCGGTTAATGGAGACAATGTAGAAACTTCTGCAAATTGTGTTACAGGAATAACGAGAACAGCTACACCTACAGGTTTTTACGTTGAAATAGTTAATTCATCAAAACTAAAACTACACTGGGACATGCATCAAAATGCCCAGACCATCGAAATATTTGATTGCAATGGAAATTTTATTGACTATCAAGATGGCGATGAAGATGCTATGAATATAACAAACCTTACTTCCGGAACAAATTATAGTTTTAAAATTAGAGCAGGAGCAAGTAGTTCAGCTGGAGGAGCATCTGCTTTTACATCATGCATCACTAAAGCCCCAGTTCCTAAGACACCTACCAACTTTACCATAACACCAATTTCGAGCAAAAAACTACACTTACAATGGAATCCTTCTTATGGCGAAACGGGAATTGTCAGTTACCATATCTACGATTGTAATGGAAACTTGATAGATTACACTATAGATGAAACAACCTATGAAATGAATGGTCTCAAAGAAGGAAAATATTACGAATATTATGTAGTGGCTCGAGTGGGCAATGGAAACTCTGCCCCAACAAACTGCGTTGGTAATTACACTTTGCCAGACAAACCTAAACTATATGTAGATGATATAAGCTCAAACTCGGCAGAGCTTAGTGTTGAAGCAAACGGGATATATAACCTCATCGAAATATATGATTGCAACGGAAACTTTGTTAAAACCCAAATATATCAGGATGAAGTGATTCAAAATTTAAATTCATCACAAGCATATCATTTTAAGGCCAGAGTTGCTAATGGTGGTGGTTGGTCTGAATTTTCTGACTGTGTTTCATTCTCTACAACATCCGTTGCCCCTCCAAAAAACACAAACGATATGCCTCAATATAAAAAGGCTTCAGACTCCCAAAACTCTAAAGTTGATAATAATACTTTACAGGTGTACCCTAACCCAATTAATGGTGGAGCTATCTATTTCAATAAAGTAATAAACGCTTCTATATATGATTCTCACGGGAAACTTATCAAAACAGTTACCAATGCAAGTTTTCTGAATATAGATTCATTGCAAAATGGCATCTACATTATCCGATCAGAAAATGGAGAGGTAGTCAAAATAGTAAAACAATAG